ATTCCTCCGGAAATTCCAGCCGCTCCTCAAATTCCGCCTCCGGCTTATATATTTTCCTCTTCAGTTCATCTAACTTCATGGTGTCTATTCTACCAAAGAAACCGCCTTTTGTAAAAAAACGCGCGAATTAATTTCTTCATTCAAAAGCGATTGAACAAAATCAACCGCGTCCGTCCGCTCTTCGCCATAGCCCAAAAAATTCAAAAGTTCGTCCTCAAAATTTTTGACAACAGATGCCAAATCGTAATTTTTTTGGTCCAATTGCCGCAAAGAAGATAAAAAAAGTTCCCAAATCCTTTCGTCCTTTTCGGGGCCAGAAACAAGTTTATCAGCCAATTCGGACAAATAGTAGGCAGCCGCCAAAGCAGACAAATCGCCATGAAGAAGAGGATAACTCTCAATCGTTTCCGCGCCCGTAATAATATCAAAACCCCTCCCCGGCGCGACCATTAAATGGCTCCGCAAAAAAAGTTCCAAATGCCCCCTCAATTTTGATTGGTTTTTCCGAATCGACTTCGCCTTAACCAAAATCTTTCCAAAATCCTGCGTATAAACAGTTAAAAGGCGATCAAAATCGCCCAAATCCCTCCTTCGGATAACAACCCCTTCCGTTTTATAAAGCATAAAAATTATTGTGACATCCGATGTCGCAATTAGTTCATCATACAAATAAATTATAGCACAAATCCCCGACAAAAAAAAGACGGCCACTTTTTGTCGTGGCCGCCGAAACAAAATTACTCCTTTTAACTAAATAATATCATGAAAAAAAGCAAACTCCAAGCTAAAATAAGACATACAATTGACAATGCTCTTGCCTCAGAAGATACCCTATATTCCCCAGCATCAAAGAATTTCCATGTTTTAAAGTACAAAACAATTCCAATGATTGAAAATATCACTGAAAGCGTTATAGGTATCACAGTCCAATTCCAATTCATATCGCCCTCCTTTATAATCCTTTTTGGTTTTTTATTCAGTTGTTAAGGTAATTACCCCATTCGGCTTTACCAAAGCCGAATTTTAATTTCTTAATCCCCAGCCAAATTTTTTCTCCGTTAATAATCGTTTCTTTTTCTACAAGAAAGACCTCTTTTCTTTTTTGGGCTAATTCTATTTTCTCCGCGGAGGTTTCTTCTTTGATTTCGGAAGCGTGTTTTTGAATTAGTTTTGATAAAGAAGCGTCCGCTGTGTATCGCAGATAGATTCTTTGGCCCGGCTTTAGCCCTCCGTCTTTTCTCATTCCTTGGATAAAGCGGATTAGATCCCTGATTATTCCTTCGGCTCTTAATTCAGCTGTGATTTTCGTGTCAATTTTAATTTCTTTGCCTAAAATAACTTTTTTGACATTAATTTCGTCTTTAATTAAATCTATCATTTCTACATCTTTCGCCATTTGCTCGTTATTAATTGCTAATTCGCCTAGTGGCTGCCTGACTTTAATTCCCGCCGCCGCTCTTTGCGCCAGCGCGGCCGCCGCTATTTGCCTAACTTGCGACATTTTCTCTTCTAATTTTTTATCAATCAATTTTTTGTTTACTTTTGGATAATCATCAAAATGAACCGATTGCTTCCCGTTTAATTTCTGATAAACCTCTTCCGCGATAAAAGGCGTAAAGGGAGCGGACAGCTTAGCAAAAGTCAGCAAAACAAAAGAGTAGGTCTCTTCCGCTTCTTTTTTTTCTTGAGCGTTGGATGGTTTTTGAAGCCGTCTTCGCGAGCGCCTCACGAACCAATTGGAAAAATCATCCAAAAATTCGTCTATCAAACGGGACGCTTTCGTTAATTCGTACTGGTCCATCCATTCGGTCATTTCCAAAACAACCGAGTTAAGCCGAGAGACAATCCACCTGTCCAAAACATTTTTTGGTTTGACGGATTTGGGCGCCTTAAAATTTTTGGCGGTGTATGTTTTGAAAAAAATGAGGGAATTCCAAAAAGTCAAAATCGTTCGGCGGAATATTTCGGCGACCCTTTGCTCGGAGAAAATATAGTCCTCGCCTATGGGCGTGCTTGAAAGCAAGA
This genomic stretch from Patescibacteria group bacterium harbors:
- the recO gene encoding DNA repair protein RecO; amino-acid sequence: MLYKTEGVVIRRRDLGDFDRLLTVYTQDFGKILVKAKSIRKNQSKLRGHLELFLRSHLMVAPGRGFDIITGAETIESYPLLHGDLSALAAAYYLSELADKLVSGPEKDERIWELFLSSLRQLDQKNYDLASVVKNFEDELLNFLGYGEERTDAVDFVQSLLNEEINSRVFLQKAVSLVE